Below is a window of Indicator indicator isolate 239-I01 chromosome 9, UM_Iind_1.1, whole genome shotgun sequence DNA.
GCATTTGTTTTACAATCAAGTTCATATTTAGTTGATGATACAGAGTGCTTGCTTTTTAGCCATCTTACTGAAGGGCTGCAGTCGGTGTTTTTAGCTGTTTTGAAGACTTCTGAATTCACTGGTAAAGACAGGCTTCTGAAGAAGTAATGTTAAGCCTCAAGAAGTAATATTCAGTCTTTATCCTAAATGTTgtgtattttcttcttaatgaaataaatgagtttgggtttttttatacaGTGATATATATTAACAGCCCAAAATAGATGGGAGTGGGGTGACTTTGGTGTGCGTTGGTTTGGTAAGAGGGCAGGTCTAACACAGATGTCCATGAATATGCTTTGGCATGCTGATGCTAGCAGCAACTGCTCTACAGATGGGCTTGTTACACTTGCCTGTGCTTCACAGCATCATCACTTATACAGAAATCTGCAGATTTATGTATGTTTGCAAGGTAGCAGGAACAAGCTAAAAAGCCAGGTCACAGGTAAACTTGAGCAATGCATTTTTGCTGTTCTCCTCTCCCAAGCTGCATAATGTCCAAGCTCTTTGTTTCTGGCTTCCTGTTCCcattaagtaattttttttaatgcatagtGGGTCTCATTAGCATTCTTAGTTCCTCTTCAGTGTTGTCCCAAAGGTAGTAATTGGTCATTTTATCTGAAATGGAACTAAATATGATCAGATCTTCCGGTTGTCGAGtgtttgaattaatttttttttctagtcaaTGATGAGATTAATGGAATGGCTAATGTGCACTTGAATTAGAGAGTAATTACCAGTAATCAACATAGTTTTACTTTCTATGCATGTATATGGGAAAAGCAAACAGGTTTGTTGTGCTGTCTTTGTCAACTTCTTTCTAAGGTACCTTCATATCATTGAACAGCAGAGCTTAAGCTAGAAGTCactgaattatttatttaattcacAGATtaatagaactgtttgggttggaagggaatttaaaaattatctgGTCCCAACCTCactggcattggcagggacacctaacacttgaccaggttgctcaaggcctcatccaaccttgaacacctccagggagggggcatccattacctccctgggcaacctgttcctttGTCTTACCACCCCTActgtaaagaatgtcttcctaatattcagtctaaatctgccctcctcaagcttcatctcctcttgtcctgtcactacagggccttgtaaaaggtcccttcatggctttcttgtaggcccccttcaggccctggaaggccactataaggtctcccttctccatgctgaacagccccagctctctcagcctgtcaccagaagggaggtgctccaaccctctgatcatctttgtggactTCCTCTGGAACCGCTCCAGCAATTTGATGTCTTTCTTATGGTGGATGCAGTACTGTGTATGGGGTCTtgggagagcagagtagagggtgtgaccagcaggatgatggaggtgattctcctctctTCATGCAGCCCACGATATGgttgaccttctgggctgcagacacacactgccagctcatgattttttttttttttttgtcaattgAACCCCCAAGTACTTCTCAACAGTGCTCTTGAGccagtccttgcccagcctgtatttgtgcttgggattgccctggcttaggtgcaagaccttgcacttgaccttgttgaacttgatgaggctggcttgggcccacctctcaacctttctctggatggcatctccTCACTCTAGCATGTCAAATATGccccacagcttggtgtcatctgcagacttggtGAGGGTCCattcagtgccactgtccatatcGCTCACAAAGACATTAAACAACACTGGTtacagtactgacccctgagggacactcACTGGCTCTGTTTAGAAATTGAGCCATTGACTGCAACTCAGTGTGGTGATCCAGCCCATTCCTTATCCAGCAAGTGGTCCACCCCTCAAGTCCATACTTTTCCCATTTGGTAACCTGGAggtcatgtgggacagtgtcaagtGCTTTACACAAGTCTGAGTAGATGACCTAAGTTGCTCTTTCCTTATCCACTGGTGCTGTAACTCCATCGTAGAACGCCACCAAgtttgtcaggcatgatttgcccttggtgaagctgtgttgGTTGCTATACAGAAAGGACAGAGCTGATGAAGCTTCATTTCTTTGTACTTCTCATGCATTGTAATATCTTTGCTGAGGCAAAGTAGGAGCTCTTACATATTTAGTCACATgaagcagcccagaaggccagctgTGTCTttgactgcatcaaaagaagtgtggccagctggtcaagggaggtgattctgcctctctactaCATGTGTGTGAAATACCACAAATccctgtgttcagctctggagtcctcagcaccagaaggatgtggacctgttCTAGccagtccagagaaggactgCAAAGAAGgtaaggggctggagcacctcctgtttgagaacaggctgagagaattggggttcagcccagggaaggctccagggagaccttgttgcagcctttcagtagtTAAAGGGGGAGAGTAAGAAAGGTCTTTTcggcagggcttgttgtgacaggacgaggggtgatggtttgaaacggaaagagggagatttagactagatgtaaaggaaaaaagttttttttacaatgagggtggcgGAACActgtcacaggctgcccagagaggtggtagaagccccatccctgaaaatagtcagggtcaggttggacagggctcagAGCGTCCTGCTCTAGGTGAAGATATCGCAGCTCGgtggctggactagatgaactttaaaggtgcattccaacccaaaccattctatgaactgaTAGAATGAGGAAACTGACTATCTGGTAGTTAATAGGTGACTGAGGAGCAGttgctttctctcactgcaCGGTAAAACTTACCTTGGGTAATGTAGTGGACGAGTTAGactttcccctctgctcttcttttgCATGTACGGACACCATTATCCACTTGTTCATTGATTTTACAAGTTTGGCCGGAAAGAAAACACCCTGCTTTCCCTGATCAGATTTCTGTTTGAGGCAGAATAATGTCACAAACATATCGAAGAGGTGGCATCTAATAATCTGCTTATCCTAGGATCTGCATGTTTTTTTGACAccttcagagatggtgactccaccacttccctgggcagcttgttgcGATGCCTGACCGCTCTTCaggagacatttttcctaatacccaatctaaaccttccctggctctCCTGAATAACCCTggagtctccagaggagacgcTGCCACCTTTCTAGGCAGCTTGGTTTAGGGCTCCGGCACCCTTTCTGGGGTTTTCCCTTACGTTTTCCCTTACGTTTAAGTGAAGCCTCCTGCGTTCCAGGTTGTGGCGTTGCAGCGTATTTTGAGTTGCAGATCGTGCCCCTTTAACACCCCAAAGGAGCTGGCAACGCGCAGCCGACCCGGCTCCCTGCCCGGCGGGGCTGGGCCGCTTCCGCTCAGGCCGGGGCAGCAGAGCTCCGTTCCCGACGGCGCGATGGTGGAGGCTTGGTACATGGACGAGTCCCAGGAGGACCAGCGGGCTCCTCACCGCCTGCAGCCCAACTGCGCcgtcagcctggagcagctgcgcAGCCTCGGCGTCGTCTACCGCAAAGTAAGGGCGGGGGAGGCCGTCCTGGCTGGGCCCGTGAGGCGGCTGCTGGGCctggaggcggcggcggcggcgcctcGGGCCTGCCCGATACTCGCCGAGACGGTGCAGACTGGGACGGTGCTCGGCCCCGCCGCGCGGCAGCCGGTAGCGGCCATTTCTATGCCTGCCGGCACTTGCCGAGCCTGGGAAGGGGGTGTGATTTGGTCGGGGTGACCCAGCTCtagcaggggacttggactggatgatctccaaaggtcccttccaggctccaccatgctgggactgcGTGAAAAGGAGTCTGTGTGAAGTTCGGCTGACCTACACCTTTTGTACTCCTGGAGCCACTCCTGCAGCTTAGGTTTTTCCCCGTTGGTGTCCTGAATTGCATGCTGAATTAAGCAGTTGTGTCTGAacgctttaaaaaaaatattaattattttgttacttgctatttttttttagttggatGCTGATAACTATGAGACTGATCCATGTCTGAAAGAAATTCGGAGAGCAGAAAATTATTCTTGGATGGATATAATAACCATACATAAAGATAAGCTTCCTAATTATGAGGAAAAGGTATGAGAGTCTTTGCTTTCCATGAGGATTCTGGAAGTTTACCAGTAGGGTGTGCAGCCAGCTTTTGAAAGCCTGCAcactgagcagggctgcagagatgagaTTTCCAGGTATCAAATACAGCCGGCACGGATGTCGTTAATGTTAAAAACCCACTTTTGACATTGTTCTAAAAGTAGTTTAGGCCTTTGGTGTCTGTAGATTGCTTTCAGGAGTTTCAAGGATATTGTCATTTCAAATCAAAGATGTTTTAAGTATAGTGTCATTTCAGAACTAAGAGGATTTAAGGATACTCTCATTTCAAAACTTAAGattcctgccagcagagccttgCCAATGTTTGACCAGtcctcagcctccctgggaTGAAGGCAGGTGGTTGCCACCTGGGCATGAATTTTGAAGGCATCCTAGTGGCTGCTTGCTAAATAAGTCTTTTCAAAGTGACTGTTAACCTCATGGAATCAGAGGGGTACATTCCAtgtatgagattttttttttcctgcttaggAAGCCGCTACCCTGGCtgtgtcacagaatggtgagggttggaagggacctctggagatcgtttACGCTGagcctcctgctaaagcaggttcacatAGATCAGGCggcacaggaacacgtccagggttttaaaggtctccagagaagtctCCAGTCTTCAGAGATTTCATAACAGCTGAATGTGAATGATGCCAGGCTCTCAGATGAGCCTCCTAGAAGGAGCTTTCCTGGTTTCCAGGTGCTGGTGTGCTACTCTGACCCAAGGACAGCAACCCAATGACACTTCCTGTGTTCCCATCAAATTTTCATTTGCcacttgtggtgggttgaccctgACTAGACTCCAGGTGCCCACTGAAGTCCCTCTAATCACTCTtctcctcagctggacaggggagagaaaatacaaTGTGTTGAGGTAAGGGTAGAGACAGGGAGATCACTCACCAGTTACTGTTATGGGTGAAACAGGCTTAGCTCGGGGAGAAGTGATTTAACTCCTTACCAATAAAATCAGAGtagaataatgaaaaaaaaaaaacaacaaaacaccaactaAGTCTTAAAccaccttccccccacccctcctttcCAGGTGTGACTTTACTCAcacttctctgcctcctcttccccagaagtACAGGGGGACAGGGAATGGGGGTTTCATCACACCTTGTTTCTATCACTCTTTCCTCCTTAGGGAGGAGGAGTCTTCACACTTCCCCTGCCCCAGTGTGGGGTTCTTCCCATAAGAGACAGTCCTCCACAAACTTGTCCAGTGTGAGTCTTTCCCATGGGCTGCAGTTCTTCATGAACTGCTCTAGCATGCATGCAGgccttcaggaacagactgttccagtgtgtgTTACAAGGCCTCTTGgcaaacctgctccagtatGGGCTCCTGTCTCCACAGGGCTacaggtcctgccaggagcctgctccagcatgggcttCTCACAGCCTCCTTTGGGTGCATGCACCTGCCCCAGCACGTGGTGAGGAGTTTTAAGAGATACTTGCTATTCCTAGATAAAAACATTCTATGAAGAACACCTACACCTAGACGATGAAATCCGCTACGTCTTAGATGGATCTGGCTATTTTGATGTTCGAGACAAGGATGACAAATGGATCCGGATTTCCATGGAGAAAGGAGACATGATAACCCTCCCTGCTGGCATCTACCACCGCTTCACGCTGGATGAGAACGTATGTTGTTAGATGGCACTCCTCATTTTGATGTCGGACCCATGTGAGCATATATCACATCAGTAACTGCATGCGCCAAGGGTTCGTTAGCAAAACATATTAAATATGAAGTAGGAATATGAAAAATACTAAATAATTCACAGCATCTGAACCTTTCATCTGCAGGTCACAAATGCAGCTTCCTCTTGTCAGCTGTAACTGCAAGTCATTGGCATGTGATACCCATGGCGTACTTTCTGTGAAAGCCAAGCCTTGTGGCTGTTCTTCCCACAACTGCACCTGCTGTCAGTTGAGGTGGAGATGGATCCTTCTGTGTTGCCTTGTTATGTGTCTTCATAGGGATAGACAGAGCATGTCTGTCCAGCAGTGGCATTTTGCATGAGTGCTGAATTCACCTTCAGGGAGAGAAGGATTTGAGGGTCTAGAACTGCTACTTGCTGCTAGTGTGTGCTAGACTGGATGCTGACTCCACGGGAGGTGACCTGATTTCAGAAAGTATTTTTGGCAGTGTGGCTGTGAGATTGGCACACGTGGTCCTGATCTGTGTGTTTGTCCTTTTGGACTTTTATAACTGTCTGTAACCTCAGTGGTATCCCAGGAAAATGGGGCAATGTCTGCTCTCTCCTTTGTGGAAAAATCCCAGCTCTGGTGTAGTCTTGAGATCAGTGTAATTTTGGCTCAACTGTCCAGATACCAGCTACCAAATACATCACAAAAGGAGAtgctgctctggtgaaacccaCAACTTTATCACGTCTGCATTTTGAGACCCACACTGAGTGAAACACAATTGCCATTTGAaggcttttttctttacatAGACAAAATGTCGGAGGTCTGGGTTGTATCCACAAGAAGTCTTAAATGTTTGTCCACTTCAGAAACTTTAGTCCAGAAGTGCCATCTTCAAAGTCAGTCCTTTAGGTGCTTTTAAACCTTGCATTTTGCAGCTAAATTCTTTAAGGGCCTAACTTTATTCTTGACAATCCTGAGAACCTGAGTGCAAGAGAAGCACTTAGTGTTTACAAAATAGGTAAGGTCTAAAGCGTAATGGATAGAAGAGAGGAGAATTCCTCGTAACTCAGTGGTTGGAACACTTCTGCAGAACATAGAATCCCATTTCTTGCTACCACAGCTGTACCTCACTCCTGGCATACTTTTagtgagctgctggcagggactGTTGCTTCTCCTGTTGAAATCTGGAGACCTTACACTTTCTGTAGCATTgagtttttttatatattttacatCGTCCCCACTCAAGCTTTTATGGATTTCACTGTGAAGCTTCTGGTATTCCTCCAAAATATCCTGTAGCCATCTTGGGTATTCTGATTGCTGTTATTTAACTAAACAAGTAGGGTTTAGATGCTTCATTGCTCTAATAATGTGGATCCAGTGCAAAAGATTTGCACAAGACAGGacgggtttgtttttgtttttttcaaacagGGAGAAGTGTTGTCTCTTCCTGATCTGGAGGCACTGGGTGTGACACAACATATCACAGCATAGCTGCCAAATCTCCCAGTGCAGTAGCTGGGAGCAGGAACGGCAGTGTAATGGTGTAATTTTCTGGAGCACTTGAAGCTTTCAGTCCATCTTGAAGTGATTTCAAAAATCTGCAGAAGTGCAAATGAAACATGAACTCCACAACGAAGGTCCCATGGAAAAGAGCTGTTAAATTACTTGTCACTTCTTGTTCTTTGACAGAATTACGTGAAGGCAATGAGGCTGTTCGTTGGAGAGCCTGTCTGGACAGCATACAACAGGCCTGCTGATGATTTTCCTGCTCGGAAACAGTATATGAAGTTTTTGGCTGAAGGAGCACAGTAATGTTGTCTGAGACATGACAGGTGAACAGCCTGGAGCCCTTGTCAGAGTAAATGTGACTGGTGGCTTTTCACTGATTAGACTTCTATTTACATATAcagctggaatcacagaatcatagaaaaaaatcaggatGAAAGATCCTtcggaggtcatctagtccaactccctgaaaagtaCCAGGCCAGCTTTAAAGCTGGACCAAGTTGCTCATGAAGTTGAGGTTTGAAAACCTTCAGTGGTGGAGGTTCCACAGTACGTCTGGGCAGCTGTTCTGGCACATAGCTGTTGTCACGGGGAAGCTTTTGTTCTTCATTGCTAGCTCCCTGGTCACAGCTTGCAGTTGTTGTCTCTTGCCCTTGTGGGGAATgcctgagaagagtctggctctatCTTCTCTGCAGTCCATTCTCTGTTGGGAAACTGTAGTTAGGGcttctttcagccttctccagccaaGAAAAACTGGGCTTTCTTCTGTTAAGGAAGATGCTCAACACGTTTTGGTCCAGTGTTGACTGCTGAGGAATGTCACTTGTAGCCATCCAGCAGTTACATTTGAACTGTTTACTGACTCTTTCCAAGCCTGATGGTTCAGAAATTTTTCACCTACCTTGTAGTTCACATCCTTAGTGGCTACAAGACTCCTGGGGACACgctgtcaaaggccttgctgtgTTCAAGGTGAAAGACATCTATTgtttctcctcctccacagAGCCAGTCATGGCAACTTGGATGGCAGTCAAGATGGCCAGGCAGAAGTGCCCTTGCTGAATTGGCCTTAACTGGTTGTTGCCTATCACTTGGCATTTCATATGCCTGGAATGACTTCCATAGGGTTACCTTCTGTAATTTTCCTGGGGGCTGAAGTGAGGCTGACCAGCCTGTAGCTCCCCAGATCTTTTTTCTTGCCTTGTTGAAGATGGCAGTGTCATTTTGGCAGTGTCGTTTTGGCAGTGTCATTTTGGCAGCGTCATTTGCCTTTTTCCAGTCAAAGAGGTTTTCTTGATCTCTATGACCTTTCAGAGAtggcagcagccttgcagtgacATTAGGCAGTTGCATTTCTAGTTGCTCAGGAATCCATTttctaaccttttttttttttttttgattttcCTTGATATTTCTGGCAGGTAAAATTGGGAGAGGTGGGCTACATTAATATTCATTCTGCTCTGAATCCATGCTAATGAACTATGTAGGATTCtggttttaattaaagaaaataaaccctgCTTCATTCTTGTCTAAAAATGTGCATCAGATAAATTTGCATAATAGGCATTTTTGCAGGCAGCTTCCCAAGTTCTGCCCTGGGTATCTAAAGCTGTGGTTTTCTCTCAGAAAAATGTAGCAATTTGCTCTTTCAAGTTATTAATAAAATTACTTTGACTTGGggatgttgtttgtttgtttttgtgctCACATTAAGGACACGTTGAACAGCAGAGTTACTGTGGTTGTTCATCAGCCATTCTTCCTTGTGCTGCATCTGGTGCTTGTTCTCTAACACAGGAGAAATTGTTAGCTGTGTGTGTTTCACttggaaatggagaagagctgagGTAGACAACATAGATCCCATTTTCAGTAAAGGCCTTGCAgtatttagatgagacattaggaagaaattaattatcatcagggtggtgaggcactggagcagattgtccagagaagttgtggagactCCCAGGCTTGGaattgttcaaagccaggttggattgTACTttgagcatcctgatctagtaagaggtgtccctgcccatggcaggggtacATACATGCCATGATGCTATGTTGCTCCTCAGAATGGGCACTGAAGCATTTTGGTATTggtcattgctctttacaatgACAAATTTTGTCAGCTGGGCAGGTGTACTGCTTGCTTCATCTCTCTAGATGTTCTCAGGGGCTTTGTGCTGACTGCGATCTCTGTGCCAAtttctacctgaaaggaggttggaatgaggtgggcctcagtctcttctccctggtaacaagtgatTGGATGAGAAAAAATgtcctcaggttgcaccaggggaggtttaggttggatattagaagagaCTTCTTGAcagttctcaaagactggaccaggcttcccagagaggtagttgaatccccatccctggaggtgtttcaaagagatgtggtgctaagggacgtGGCTTAACACCAGCCTTGATAGAGTTAGACAATGGATGGATTTGATGAacttaaaagtctttttcaaccaaaatatttctgtccTTCCCTGTGGGTGTGCACAGACCTTCTGCAGGAGGCAGCAACGTTTTCCTCACTTTGGAGCTATGTCACTTTTAACCATTTTGAGGTCctttatatcacagaatcatggaagcgttttggatggaaaatacctttaagatcatcaagtccaaccatcctcaaactctgccaagtctggtgctaaaccatgtagctcagcaccacatctctgcatctttggggggattcaatcacctccctggggatcATGggaggctttatttttttaagtgcttcTGAAAACAAAGTTGCAGTTTTGAAGTGTAAGTGTGCTAGATTTTATCTCTGAAGTTGGATAGTGTGAACTAAAAGGGCACATTTCCTGCATTAAGTTCTTGGGTTACAAGGTAGATGAGATGCAGGGACACAGCTGACCCTTCATTCTGCCCATAGGGGAATTTGTGGGAGGGGGTTGCAGGCACAACCCACGCTTGCAAAATGCAAGCCTGTCAAGTGCTCTGTTCAGCCTGTGCTGGCTTTTGTGCAGTGGGTCACAAGCCTGGATGAAAACTCAGTGTCACCGCAGATGGAGGTTACCCCTGGTCAGATACCCATCAGGTCAGCTTGCAGGGACATTGTGCCATGTCGCCTGCCTTATTGCTTCAGGGAGTTTAGTGCCACTTGTCTGGAAGGAGCAGTTGAGTGTCCTTGCGTACAGCAAATGTCCTCTTGTACACGGCTCCAGGAATAAACTCTCTGGAGTTCTGAAGGTACAGCCACAGGAATAAACAAGT
It encodes the following:
- the ADI1 gene encoding acireductone dioxygenase, yielding MVEAWYMDESQEDQRAPHRLQPNCAVSLEQLRSLGVVYRKLDADNYETDPCLKEIRRAENYSWMDIITIHKDKLPNYEEKIKTFYEEHLHLDDEIRYVLDGSGYFDVRDKDDKWIRISMEKGDMITLPAGIYHRFTLDENNYVKAMRLFVGEPVWTAYNRPADDFPARKQYMKFLAEGAQ